From Synechococcales cyanobacterium T60_A2020_003, one genomic window encodes:
- a CDS encoding adenylate/guanylate cyclase domain-containing protein — MEPHSSIPYLVLRTESGNRYLSLAGSACWTIGRGDDNNFVLPDRWISRNHAMLQLMETGDFYLIDLGSRNGSFVNGRRVSVPVTLRNGDALTFGQTELEFYCPSAEQLRDQSGGILDDSQDHTATATLHVRRLILVLVIDIRDYTIMTRQLDEKILSEAIGTWFRQAGDIIREYGSWVDKYIGDAIMAVWIHGSSGVDHEEMVRIAKALNALHDMTSHLHEQFPLPFPVRIGAGLNTGYAIVGNTGTGDRPDYTALGDTVNAAFRLESATKQIGMDVALGEVAYDYLTEAGIEKPFFKQHTVHLKGYDTPTQTYATSFADLKAFLQRLERAHAE; from the coding sequence ATTGAACCCCATTCCTCTATTCCCTATTTAGTACTGCGGACTGAATCCGGCAATCGTTACCTCTCACTGGCAGGATCAGCCTGCTGGACGATTGGGCGTGGAGATGATAATAATTTTGTGCTACCAGATCGATGGATCTCCCGAAATCATGCCATGCTGCAACTGATGGAGACGGGAGACTTCTATCTCATTGACTTGGGAAGCCGCAATGGTTCGTTTGTCAATGGTCGTCGCGTGAGTGTACCTGTGACGCTTCGTAATGGCGATGCGCTGACCTTTGGGCAAACTGAGTTGGAGTTTTACTGTCCTTCGGCGGAACAATTGCGGGATCAGTCCGGCGGCATCCTGGACGATTCACAGGATCATACCGCTACAGCGACGCTCCATGTCCGACGCCTCATTTTGGTCTTGGTGATTGACATTCGCGACTACACCATCATGACCCGCCAATTGGATGAGAAGATTCTCTCTGAAGCCATTGGAACTTGGTTTCGGCAGGCGGGTGACATTATTCGTGAATATGGTAGCTGGGTAGACAAGTATATCGGCGATGCCATTATGGCGGTGTGGATTCATGGTTCCAGTGGTGTAGATCATGAGGAAATGGTTCGAATTGCAAAAGCGTTGAACGCTCTCCATGACATGACGAGTCATCTCCATGAGCAGTTTCCATTGCCTTTTCCTGTGCGGATTGGGGCTGGGCTCAATACTGGGTACGCCATTGTAGGCAATACGGGCACAGGCGATCGCCCTGACTATACAGCGCTTGGGGATACGGTGAATGCTGCATTTCGTTTGGAGTCAGCCACGAAGCAAATTGGGATGGACGTGGCCTTAGGCGAAGTGGCTTACGATTATCTCACCGAAGCAGGCATCGAGAAGCCCTTTTTTAAGCAACATACGGTGCACCTGAAGG